In Dromiciops gliroides isolate mDroGli1 chromosome 4, mDroGli1.pri, whole genome shotgun sequence, one DNA window encodes the following:
- the LOC122753592 gene encoding transcription initiation factor TFIID subunit 2-like has product MPPTGLEPSRINRKKGDKGFESPRPYKLTHQVVCINSINFQRKSVVGFVELTIFPTVAHLNRIKLNSKQCRIYRVRVNDLEAAFIYNDPTLEVCHHESKQRNLNYFSNAYAAAVTAVDPDAGNGELCIKVPSELWKHVNELKVLKVHIKFSLDQPKGGLHFVVPNGEASMAERGAHVFSCGYQNSTRFWFPCVDSYSELCTWKLEYTVDAAMVAVSNGDLVETIYTHDMQKKTFHYMLTIPTAASNISLAVGPFEILVDPYMHEVTHFCLPQLLPLLKHTTSFLHEVFEFYEEILTCPYPYSCFKTVFIDEAYVEVAAYASMSIFSTNLLHSAKIIDETPLTRRCLAQSLAQQFFGCFISRMSWSDEWVLRGISGYIYGLWMKKTFGVNEYHHWIKEELDQIVAYELKTGGVLLHPTFGRGKEKDDPASHQHFSIKHPHTLSWEYYTMFQCKAHLVMRLIENRISMEFMLQVFNKLLSLASTASSQKFQSHMWSQMLVSTSGFLKCISNVSGKDIQHLIKRWVDQSGVVKFYGSFAFNRKRNVLELDIKQDYTSLGTQKYVGPLKVTVQELDGSFNHTLQIEENSLKHDIPCHSKSRRNKKKKIPLMNGEEVDMDLSAMDADSPLLWIRIDPDMSVLRKVEFEQSDFMWQYQLRYERDVVAQEESILALEKFPTPASRLSLTDILEQEQCFYRVRMLACFCLAKIANSMVSTWTGPPAMKSLFTRMFCCKTCPNIVKTNNFMSFQSYFLQKTMPVAMALLRDVHNLCPKEVSTFILDLIKYNDNRKNKFSDNYYRAEMIDALANSVTPAVSVNNEVRTLDNLNPDVRLILEEITRFLNMEKLLPSYRHTVTVSCLRAIRVLQKNGHVPSDPSLFKSYAEYGHFVDIRIAALEAVVDHTRVDGSYEELQWLLNMIQNDPVPYVRHKILNMLTRNPPFTKNMDSPLCKEALVDQLWKLMNSGTSHDWRLRCGAVDLYFTLFGLSRPSCLPLPELGLILNLKEKKAMLNPTIISKAVVADSQESVSNLNSHAQLTGFQNAENHLAKESSANLSAHQQGVKRKSDTPLGSPLEPCQILENDDNSKVKLKVRFSNSQEEEEGDMDTINDSQFFIYHHLKMIERPSTPGLSKLRPVSSRSALMPQHSPGCDVTASAKPHWGMDMSYKGLGKGQSLERSVLLVPTTPLSVFTKEPSSSKHSYHHHHEHKKKKKKYKHKHKHDSKVKVKKTR; this is encoded by the coding sequence ATGCCGCCCACTGGGTTAGAGCCCAGCAGGATTAACAGGAAGAAAGGCGACAAGGGATTCGAGAGCCCTAGACCCTATAAACTGACCCATCAAGTGGTTTGCATCAACAGCATAAACTTCCAGAGAAAGTCTGTGGTGGGATTTGTAGAACTTACAATATTTCCTACAGTTGCACACTTGAATAGAATTAAGTTAAACAGCAAACAATGCAGAATATACAGAGTAAGGGTCAATGATTTAGAGGCAGCTTTTATTTATAATGACCCAACGCTGGAAGTTTGTCACCATGAATCAAAGCAAAGAAATCTCAACTATTTTTCCAATGCTTATGCTGCTGCAGTTACTGCTGTTGACCCAGATGCCGGAAACGGAGAACTTTGCATTAAAGTTCCGTCAGAGCTTTGGAAACATGTTAATGAGTTAAAGGTTTTGAAAGTGCACATTAAGTTTTCTTTAGATCAACCAAAAGGAGGCCTTCATTTTGTGGTACCGAATGGAGAAGCAAGCATGGCAGAGAGAGGTGCCCATGTTTTCTCGTGTGGATATCAAAATTCTACAAGATTTTGGTTTCCTTGTGTTGATTCATACTCTGAACTCTGCACATGGAAATTAGAATATACAGTGGATGCTGCAATGGTTGCAGTTTCTAATGGAGATTTAGTAGAAACTATTTATACTCATGATATGCAGAAGAAGACCTTCCATTACATGCTTACTATTCCAACAGCAGCATCAAATATTTCTCTGGCCGTTGGACCTTTTGAAATCCTTGTGGATCCTTATATGCATGAGGTGACTCATTTTTGCTTACCTCAGCTTCTTCCACTACTTAAACACACCACATCttttcttcatgaagtctttGAATTTTATGAAGAGATTCTTACTTGTCCTTATCCATATTCCTGTTTCAAGACTGTGTTCATAGATGAAGCCTATGTTGAAGTAGCTGCTTATGCTTCTATGAGTATTTTTAGCACAAACCTTTTGCATAGTGCTAAGATTATAGACGAGACACCTCTAACGAGAAGGTGTTTAGCACAGTCATTGGCTCAGCAATTTTTTGGATGTTTTATATCTAGAATGTCCTGGTCCGATGAGTGGGTACTGAGAGGAATTTCAGGTTATATCTATGGACTTTGGATGAAAAAAACCTTTGGTGTTAATGAGTACCaccactggatcaaagaggaGTTGGACCAAATAGTGGCATATGAACTGAAAACTGGTGGAGTTTTATTACATCCGACATTTggtagaggaaaagagaaggatgaTCCAGCTTCACATCAACATTTTTCAATAAAGCACCCACATACTCTTTCCTGGGAGTATTATACTATGTTCCAGTGTAAAGCTCACCTTGTAATGCGGTTGATTGAAAATAGAATAAGTATGGAGTTCATGCTACAGGTTTTTAACAAACTCCTGAGTTTAGCCAGTACAGCTTCATCTCAAAAGTTCCAATCACACATGTGGAGTCAAATGTTGGTTTCCAcatctggatttttaaaatgcatctCCAACGTCTCTGGCAAAGACATCCAGCATTTAATAAAACGCTGGGTAGACCAGAGTGGGGTGGTCAAGTTTTATGGAAGTTTTGCATTCAACAGAAAACGAAATGTTCTTGAATTAGATATAAAACAAGATTATACCTCTCTTGGAACCCAGAAATATGTGGGCCCTCTTAAAGTGACAGTACAAGAGTTAGATGGATCATTTAATCATACATTGCAAATTGAAGAAAACAGTCTTAAACATGATATACCCTGCCATTCTAAAAgtagaaggaataaaaagaaaaaaattccattgaTGAATGGTGAAGAAGTTGACATGGATCTTTCTGCTATGGATGCAGATTCTCCTTTGCTGTGGATAAGGATAGACCCAGATATGTCAGTATTGAGGAAAGTAGAGTTTGAGCAGTCTGATTTCATGTGGCAATATCAGCTTCGCTATGAAAGAGATGTAGTTGCACAGGAAGAATCCATTTTAGCTTTGGAAAAATTTCCCACTCCAGCATCAAGACTTTCACTGACAGATATACTAGAGCAAGAACAATGTTTCTACCGAGTAAGAATGCTGGCTTGCTTTTGCCTTGCAAAGATTGCAAATTCCATGGTGAGTACATGGACAGGACCTCCTGCCATGAAGTCACTCTTTACAAGGATGTTTTGTTGCAAGACTTGTCCAAACATTGTGAAAACAAACAACTTCATGAGTTTCCAAAGCTACTTTTTACAAAAAACCATGCCAGTTGCTATGGCTCTATTGAGAGATGTTCATAATCTATGTCCCAAAGAAGTCTCAACATTTATCTTAGATCTAATCAAATATAATGATAACAGGAAAAATAAGTTTTCAGATAATTATTATCGGGCAGAAATGATAGATGCACTTGCCAACTCAGTAACGCCTGCAGTCAGTGTAAATAATGAAGTGCGAACCTTAGATAACTTAAATCCAGATGTTCGACTGATTCTTGAAGAAATCACTAGGTTCCTCAATATGGAAAAACTGCTGCCCAGTTACAGACACACCGTAACAGTCAGCTGCCTGAGAGCCATTCGGGTGCTCCAGAAGAATGGGCATGTGCCAAGTGATCCTTCTCTCTTCAAGTCTTATGCGGAATACGGTCACTTTGTAGACATTCGGATAGCAGCTTTGGAAGCAGTTGTGGATCACACCAGAGTGGATGGGAGTTATGAAGAGTTACAATGGTTGCTTAACATGATTCAGAATGATCCTGTACCCTATGTAAGGCACAAGATTTTAAACATGCTGACTAGGAATCCACCATTCACCAAGAACATGGATTCTCCCTTATGCAAGGAGGCACTGGTAGACCAACTTTGGAAACTTATGAATTCAGGGACTTCACATGATTGGAGACTAAGATGTGGTGCTGTAGATCTGTACTTCACACTCTTTGGCCTCAGCAGGCCTTCTTGTTTGCCACTACCAGAGCTTGGATTGATTCTTAATTTGAAAGAGAAGAAGGCCATGCTGAATCCTACCATTATCTCCAAGGCAGTAGTAGCAGACAGCCAAGAGTCTGTGAGCAATCTAAACAGTCATGCACAGTTAACTGGATTTCAGAATGCTGAAAATCACCTAGCCAAGGAATCATCAGCTAATTTATCAGCTCATCAGCAGGGAGTGAAGAGGAAATCTGACACACCACTGGGGTCCCCACTAGAACCTTGTCAAATATTGGAGAATGATGATAACAGTAAAGTGAAACTCAAAGTCAGATTCTCAAATTctcaagaggaggaggaaggtgacATGGACACCATTAATGATAGTCAATTTTTTATTTACCATCACTTGAAGATGATAGAAAGGCCATCAACTCCAGGTCTTTCAAAATTGAGGCCAGTTAGCTCCCGATCTGCTTTGATGCCTCAACATTCACCAGGCTGTGATGTCACAGCTTCTGCAAAACCTCATTGGGGTATGGATATGTCTTACAAAGGACTAGGTAAAGGACAGTCTTTGGAGAGGAGTGTGTTGTTGGTACCAACCACACCACTCTCAGTGTTCACAAAGGAGCCAAGCTCATCCAAACacagctaccaccaccaccacgagcacaagaaaaagaagaaaaagtacaaacataaacataaacatgacagcaaagtgaaagtgaaaaagaCCAGATAA